The genomic segment AAGGGCCTGTTCGGCCAGCAGGGGGTGGCGGTGAGTCTGCGGCACCACGGCGCCAGCGAGGGCCTGTTCACCGCGCTCGGAGCGGGTCAGGAAGAGTTCGTGATCGCGGGGGCCGACGAGGTGCTGCAGGCCAATGCCGAAGGCTTGGACCTGGTCACCGTCGCCGGCTACTACCAGACCTACCCGGTCGTGCTGATCGTGCCGGAGGCGTCTCCCATCAAGGCCCTGAAGGACCTGGAGGGACACAGCATCGGGGTTCCGGGAGAGTACGGAGAGTCCTGGTTCGGGCTGCAGCTGGCGCTGCGCAATGCCAAGCTGAGCCGCAAGGACGTGTCGGTGAAGTCCATCGGCTACACCCAGCAAGCCGCTCTGGCCACCGGCAAGGTGGACGCCATCGTCGGCTTCCGCAACAACGACGTGGTGCAGTTCGCGCAGGCCGGCGTGAAGGTTCGTCAGATTCCGCTTGGTGACGAGATCCCGCTGGTGAGCAGCAGCATCGTCACCACCCGCAAGCTCGTGCAGGACCAGCCGGACCTGGTGCGGTCCGTCTGCCGGGCCATCGTGCAGGGTGTCCAGGCCGTGGTTGCCGACCCGTCGGCAGCGGTCGCCACGAGCTCGGCGCACATTCCCGGGCTGACAGCCGCCGAGACGCAGACTCGGGCGCGCGCCACTCTGGAGGCCACCATCCCGTTGTGGAAGGGTCCCGAAGTGGTCCCGCGCCTTGAGCTGGATGCCGACCGCTTCGTCGCCATGGAGGCATTCATGCGCTCCGCAGGGCTTCTCACCAAGAAGGTTGATGCGGCGAAGGCGGTCGACACCAGCGTCCTGTCCTGAGGCCCGGCCCGAGCGGGCGAGGGCTCAGGAGGTCATGCCGATTCGAGCGTCAGGCACACGGAGTTGATGCAGTACCTCAGGTCGGTGGGTGTGTCATAGCCCTCGCCCTCGAAGACGTGCCCCAGGTGCGAATCGCAGGCGGCGCACCGGACCTCGGTGCGGGGGCGGCCCGGGATGGACTCGTCCCGGAGGTAGACGACGCGGTCCTCCGCCAGGGGTGCGAAGAAGCTGGGCCATCCGCAGTGGGAGCCGAACTTCTCGTCGCTGCGGAAGAGTTCCGTGTTGCAGGCGCGGCAGCGGTAGACACCGGCCGTGGTGCTGTCGGTGTACTCGCCGGTGAAGGGCTGTTCGGTGCCCGCCTGGCGCAGCACCGTGTACTCGAGGTCATTGAGCTGGGCCCGCCACTCGGCCTCGGTCTTGACCACCTTGCCGACGGGGGCCAAGTCCTGGGTCTGCTCGGGGTGGATCTGTTCACTGTCTGCCATGCATACGAGAGTACCCGGCGAGGACCGTAGGCTGTCCGTATGCCGAAGAGCCCCGCCATCACACTCGACGTCGACGGTCGCGAGGTGCGCCTGTCCAGCCCGGACAAGGTCTATTTCCCGGAACTGGGGCTCACGAAGCTCGACGTGGCCCGCTATGTGATGGCCGTGGGGCCGGGGATGCTCGCAGGACTGCGGTGCCGGCCCACCACCATGGAGCGGTGGCCCGGCGGGGTGCACCCGGGGA from the Luteococcus japonicus genome contains:
- a CDS encoding ABC transporter substrate-binding protein, with protein sequence MTTFTRRSLLSASALAVLGSAACNGTAVQKADQSASAQASATIGLTYIPNIQFAPFYWAADKGLFGQQGVAVSLRHHGASEGLFTALGAGQEEFVIAGADEVLQANAEGLDLVTVAGYYQTYPVVLIVPEASPIKALKDLEGHSIGVPGEYGESWFGLQLALRNAKLSRKDVSVKSIGYTQQAALATGKVDAIVGFRNNDVVQFAQAGVKVRQIPLGDEIPLVSSSIVTTRKLVQDQPDLVRSVCRAIVQGVQAVVADPSAAVATSSAHIPGLTAAETQTRARATLEATIPLWKGPEVVPRLELDADRFVAMEAFMRSAGLLTKKVDAAKAVDTSVLS
- the msrB gene encoding peptide-methionine (R)-S-oxide reductase MsrB, whose protein sequence is MADSEQIHPEQTQDLAPVGKVVKTEAEWRAQLNDLEYTVLRQAGTEQPFTGEYTDSTTAGVYRCRACNTELFRSDEKFGSHCGWPSFFAPLAEDRVVYLRDESIPGRPRTEVRCAACDSHLGHVFEGEGYDTPTDLRYCINSVCLTLESA